From the genome of Triticum aestivum cultivar Chinese Spring chromosome 3B, IWGSC CS RefSeq v2.1, whole genome shotgun sequence, one region includes:
- the LOC123070197 gene encoding cinnamoyl-CoA reductase-like SNL6, whose protein sequence is MSVLRSTQSMQAEVEEMRAALFHGGAAAAGWRPSAGDSDVKRAAGGDEGAAGPRTVCVTGGISFVGFAIVDRLLRHGYTVRLALETQEDLDKLREMEMFGEDGRDGVWTVMANVMEPESLHRAFDGCTGVFHTSAFVDPGGMSGYTKHMASLEAQAAERVIEACVRTESVRKCVFTSSLLACVWWQNHPNERRGPTILDENCWSDESFCRNNKLWFALGKTAAEKAAWRAARGRDLKLVTVCPALVTGPGFRRRNSTASIAYLKGSGVMLADGVLATANVATVAEAHVRVYEAMGDNTAGGRYICYDHVIRRAEEFAELERQLGIPRRTAATQSVDDDRPARFELCKRKLGRLMSSRRRCTYDDYYCPVTFQ, encoded by the exons ATGAGCGTCTTACGGAGCACGCAGAGCATGCAGGCGGAGGTGGAGGAGATGCGCGCCGCGCTCTTCCACGGGGGCGCGGCCGCGGCCGGGTGGCGCCCCTCGGCCGGCGACAGCGACGTCAAGCGCGCGGCCGGCGGCGACGAAGGCGCGGCGGGCCCGCGCACCGTGTGCGTGACCGGCGGCATATCCTTCGTCGGCTTCGCCATCGTCGACCGCCTCCTCCGCCACGGATACACCGTGCGCCTCGCCCTCGAGACACAAG AGGACCTGGACAAGCTGAGGGAGATGGAGATGTTCGGGGAGGACGGCCGGGATGGGGTTTGGACGGTGATGGCGAATGTGATGGAACCCGAGAGCCTGCACCGGGCGTTCGACGGCTGCACCGGTGTGTTCCACACCTCGGCGTTTGTAGATCCCGGGGGCATGTCCGGCTACACG AAACATATGGCTAGCTTGGAAGCCCAAGCAGCGGAGCGGGTGATCGAAGCGTGCGTGAGGACGGAATCCGTCAGGAAGTGCGTCTTCACCTCGTCCTTGCTGGCCTGCGTGTGGTGGCAGAACCATCCTAATGAAAGACGGGGCCCGACCATCCTGGACGAGAACTGCTGGAGCGACGAGAGCTTCTGCCGCAACAACAAG CTATGGTTTGCACTTGGGAAGACAGCGGCAGAGAAGGCGGCCTGGAGGGCGGCCCGGGGGAGAGACCTCAAGCTCGTCACCGTCTGCCCCGCGCTGGTCACGGGGCCGGGGTTTCGCCGCCGCAACTCTACGGCATCCATCGCGTACCTCAAAGGATCTGGTGTCATGCTCGCGGATGGCGTCCTGGCGACGGCGAACGTGGCGACGGTGGCCGAGGCCCACGTCCGGGTGTACGAGGCGATGGGCGACAACACGGCCGGCGGCAGGTACATCTGCTACGACCATGTGATCCGGAGAGCCGAGGAGTTCGCCGAGCTGGAGCGGCAGCTCGGGATCCCGAGAAGAACGGCGGCAACGCAGAGCGTCGACGACGACCGTCCAGCGAGGTTCGAGCTCTGCAAAAGGAAGCTGGGGAGGCTCATGTCCTCGAGGAGGAGGTGCACGTACGATGACTATTACTGCCCTGTTACGTTCCAATAG